The sequence accaggtggtaccgtatcgaattcTTTCAgacccggagcgtttgtatccattcggatgaattgacccagccaacgtagccgctggatctttattcgcagcgctatgtctatgtcgtcgtaaagctcatacagctcaacgttctatcgtctgcgatattcgccgttgccaacctGCAAAGGTCCCAAAATCTTACGCAAAatatttctctcgaacactccaagcgtcgcttcatcggatgttgtcatcgtccaagcttctgcgtcatacgttagggcgggcatgatgagagtctggtagagtgttagttttgttcgtcgagagaggactttactgctcagttgcctacttagtccaaagtagcacttgttggcaagagagattctacgttggatttcagggctgacattgttatcggtgttaatgctggttcctaaataaacgaaatattttacaacctcgaaatcctaactgtctacagtgacgtgggtgcccatacacgagtgcgccgactgtttgtttgaagacaggaggtacttcgttttgtcctcgttcaccaccaaacccatgcCTCAATAGTAAATGGAATTATGTAGAAAAGTAGAGTAAAGTATGGCATTTaaagtgaataaattatttttggaaaaaatttaatttttgtttttatatgtcaAAGCGGTACTTACTTTAAAAACACGCCTCGTATATTAGACTTTTACAACATTTGCGGTAGGAACAgcgatttccataaaaaaataggATTTATGGCATTGAAGTAGTTTGGAGGTATGCATAAATAGACGGACTGAGCTTTATGCCAATAATCACATAAGAAATAAAGGGtatgtattagggcgggtcgatttaaaaatcgctcattgctctgtgaaaatcgtattctagagatcaaaataagaaactttgccgaaggaaccatacctctaaaacgaattctgggtcgaacttttgggtaggggcaaattttgaaaaatcccactttgacccatttagagtgctccaatcgagtccaaatgtatgaccgaccccaactaactttggacggccgatccacccatgccagtggggttccccatacaatcatttcaaaatatcaccatttttggcctttacatgagaaaagaaactaaaaagttcaatccaaattgggggacatcagaattcgttttagaggtatggttccttcggcaaagtttcttattttgatccctagaatacgattttcacagagcattgggcgatttttttgcctccccacaaatcgacccggcctagtaagTATGCTACTGTATTGAAATTAATAtcgtttttctattatttaaatatttttattaaagaatatttaaatttttattaaaaaatatttcaattcaacTAACAGTCATCAATCacattacttacatatgtactagTGGCTATAAGCTGCTGTCTGCATTCTGGCATACATTTATTAAATCCTTCATCGCAGATGTGTCATTGTCCTGAAATGTGTGCCACGCGTATTTTTCATATGAAagtaatttgctaaattttaaaaatgtaaatgctaATGACTGGGAAAGACAAGTCAATCTACATGTGTAGGTAAATTCGCTTCAAGGAAGTTTTCCATTCTATCCTCGGCGGATTGTTGGCGTATCACACATGCACTCCCACACACATACCCGAACATATATTGGCATATAATTGCGATTAGCGCCACTTCACAGGTAGGTTTGtacaatattaaatttacattcatgcatacacacatacatacgcgtacATTCGCGTGTGAAcgtattgtatgtatattggtGGGTGTGCGTAACACTCCTACAATTCACTAAAAGCACACaggacacacacacacgcacacatacatatgtacgtacatatgcatacgCACATGCCTGCCCAGTTATTATTtgtaactaaatatttttttcacatttttattgttgtggtCACACAAGGCTATCATCGTCAACTTAGTGGCTATGGCAGCTAGCAATCCAAAAAGCAAATAGCAAAAGCGACCAAGCCACTCGACGTGCtacatttaatgtatgtagtaGAGTACGTGAAAACGAGGCGGTGATGACCAAGTCAAATATCCTTGCGTGCGGCTTGGTGGTCAGCTCAGTTCGTGTAACGGTGTTAGCGCAGCTACAACAATCTTAAATGTCGCGTGCGCCAACTAACTTTGCCAATTAtcgattttcattttataatttttgactgTTGgccattaaaaacaacaaattcgaACAGTTACAGTGACAAAGCCAAATAGCCAACTAACCAATGTGGCGTCCATTTCGAATTTCAGTGGAATAGTGGATTGTCGCATacaacaattaaatattaaactaaactaaatatatgcaaaagcaaaagaaaaactcaGCAACcaaggaataaaatatttttttttgttattttttttttaattattgaaagAATTTCCGAAATTGTTGCTCTATGAGTATGCTGGGTTTCGTTTATCTCTTTTTGATACTCGGTTGGATTCTGATTGTGTTATTTCTTAAGTGCAAAAAGTCGATTACACCACATTTTGCTTTCGCCGAAAATTATACAGACGCTATTGCGGCTGGTGAGTGAaagtgtatacaaaaaaaaaaaaaaaactaaaaaaaaaaatattattaagtgGTTACAAGTAAATATATGGCACTAAAAAACTATAGTGCTGGCTTTCGATGCTTTGAATGCTCAAGAATTCACTTGTTTGGGTTGATGTAGGGTTCAAAATAGGTACGTTACGGCAACGCATTTGACTCTAGTGACGTGTAAACGCATCGTGGTGCCACAATGAAAGTACTGCCGCATGAAAAAGAAGGGGGAAAACAGATTTTCTTGTCGTGAAAGTTAATATATTACttacataccctatgatcaaaaagtatcgagaatgtttaatttaaacgaacctcGCACATGGGATCCGGTCTATATTTTTTCCTTATgctggtaggactgtaagacacacatctgtcactttttaacgccatcggatcattagtgttTGCCTGGGCGGCCGGAAATGTGTggaaacaattcttggatttgcacgatgataacgcgccatcgcaccgatcccAAATTGCGCTGTATTATTTGATCAaataccaagtaaataccatctcacaagcaccgtattcacctgacatGGCCCCGtgggacttctttttgtttcccaagttgaagttaccacttcgtggaaggagatttcagtcgatagaggagatcgcAGAGAACGTGACGAAGGAGCTGAGgcccatcccttcgtcggcctaccaggggtgcatggaggactgggttaaacgttggcacatattCAGACGTTGGCTTCAGACGGGTcacattttgaaggagataaaataaatttgtctgaAATTTAGTTCGgccttgttttatttaaacattcccggtaacttctgatcatagggtacatacaCAATGGGCATTTAcatccgttttgggtgtttggccgagccattcctcctatttgtagcgtccgtcatgatattgttccacaagtggagggacctacagttttagccgactccgaacggaaaatattttttatgaggagctttttcatggcagaaatacgctggGAGATTTGAAATTGCGTggcgagaggcgaccgctaatagaatttttttttccttttttgtgtttcacggAGTCTACGAACCTAtattctccgaattccgaatggtggtcactcaccaactcattcggctacggcggccgccgcacCAACCAGTCGTATTAGTTTGGGAGAAAATAAATCCgtaatttttgcgaaaaatttttccgcaaatggcttaaaactgttttacggtcgatctttagctcctgggcgaagCTACGACTACTAAGATGACGgtgaacttcgattatttctctgatcgacattttttttagcatcaaaaatgtctgaacggaatcgacggaACCAAAATTGAACGTAATTACCTGTTACAGTATCAGTACTATAAACACCATTCGCAATTTCAGcggtctggcttgcattttcgcctttatcaactgtaaaatataccagatatttcatttttccattgttaacaccctgtattgAGATGAGATTAGATTTGCGGTTGGTTAGGCAAGTCTTAGCACGCAGTCAGGAAGACCATTTTAccacacccggatagattacagtggGAGGGATAGAGAGCCAGGATAGATACGGTAGGGATGCTAAGACTGAACAATTTGGTTTGAAGTCACTCACTCTTCCGCGAATCTTTTGGACTCTTTGAAAAATCTCAAGAGATCCGgcagaggaagagtatgaacttgaTCCATACTCAATATATCGCAGACCaacagcctaagtctgattctggaaaacgccggacagctacagagaaaatgctctgcaatgGCCTCGTTTTACCGGCAGGATAAGCATATTGGGTCGACAATGATTGCCACCATGGGAatccatatgctgaccacaggcgttgtgccctgtaatTACATCCACTTGTATTCTCAGATCCTTCCtgctaagttttaggagaaatatcACTAGTTTCTTGTTttgcacttggctactctgcaggaaCCCAACTCAGGTCAACGTCTtgtatgggtagacctcatgatgTCGTTAAtacatagttgaatcgatgcagagttgacacctaaaaagggtttGTTGTTATGCTTGTAGAGCCTTTATTAACCAGTTTATCAGCGATAGcttcctgtaactcacaactgaatggaacaaaggaaaaccagcaaaattttttttttttagtgtgaattgtcaCCTTGACAAACCCTACTTGTCACCTTGATAAActctaaattgtttgatcgatactttatgaGATATCGATCTATGGCAATGTATCATAGAAAAGCGGGTAGAAGAAGCTTACGTGGCTTATTAGACCTGCAAAAGGGTTATCAGTAGAAGCTGAGGTCTAAAGCCTAAACTCGCACTTTGGATGTATTCCGTTATAGTAGACCGATTATGTCATACAGAGCATTAGTATGATGGTCTGCATTAATCAAACAGTACTGCGTTAGGCGTACTACCAGCAACCTGCGCAGGAATAACTGGAGCTATGAAGTCGTGTCCAGCAGAAGCACTTAATGTCATGCTCTACCTGCACCCAATAGACTTACAACTACGACTAACAGCAACAAATACCGCCTTCAGAATAAAGGAAGGTGATTTTTGGAGTGTTAGGATGGTTGGTCAAAGTGTTATTTTAGACAAGTAAAGGCTTTAGACTTTATAATAGAGTTTAAGGTAAAGTTCCCCAAACGAAAGGAATGGGATTTGAATTCAGTAGCCAAAGAGAATCCAACTGCATTCTACACTGACGGAGTCAAGATGAACTGTGGCGTCGGCCCTGGTGtacatttgaaagatttcgaAACTTCCAAGTCTTTTCGCCTGGTGAATTGGAATAGTGGTGGTGGTGCACGTGATAAGGGAAGCTTGCAGGATAATTAGAAACCATTCCCAACAACTATCGGAAGCGCGTATTTTGTCAGATAATCAAGCAGCCATCTTAGCTTTAAAGTTACCTACAACGAATTTAAAAATCCTCAGGCAATGGAAAGAAGAATTTAATGCTTTAGCGCATACGACAGATATCACACTTTCGGTATCTGAGTAcctggtcataggaacatagaaggaaatgaggaagctgatgagctggcaagaCGGGGGCATCCTATAATGAATCCGAAGCGGTAGAAAGAGACTGCGCAAAAGGGAGATCCTCTCGCTATTCCAGAAGTCGGCCGTTGACAGATGGACTAACACGGATACCTGCCAAATCACTAAACAAACGTAGCccgatttcaacaaatccagaactgacgagTTGTTGAGAAAGATACGAGCAGATGTATTTAGAATTAAgtcaacaataaccggccacTGGGCTTTGGGAGattatattagattagatttgtggggggttggtcAAGTCCAACCATTCcaaggagaccattgtactacacccggatagatttcagtagaaagaatagagataggaaagataaaatttgggtggtaagacggaaaaattagtttaaggtcatttttccacaaatctcttggatttattgatgaatcttaagagatccagaaaaggaagagtatgaactttatccatactcagtatatcgcaaccctaTATCcaaagtctgattctggaaaacgccggactCTTCAAGGGAGCCACCGTTAAAGTGGAACCCGTTATCAACAGTTCTCTAGATCCGTAGTGTTCTGTTTTAACTCAATTATCACTCTATTTGTCATCTGACAGCAAGGGATTTTACTGAGTTAAGTAACAGGGTCACCTTGCGCAGGGTGTGATTCTTCATCAGGCACTAACGGTCTTGGCTTAGTAGAAGCTATGGAGTTGGAGCAACCGACTGTATTGCAGTGAGAACAAAACACTTGACCCCAACATTTGACACTTGACTCCCCGTTTGGGAGACTAGGAAGATGGGGTGGGAGACCAGAAGATGCCAGGAAGATGGATGGTCGCACAACTATAAATGTGGAAGCTGtaatcaagaagaatctaaggaaacagtctttcactatctgtgtgagtgccaAAGTCTGGGTGTTTTGCGTCATAACATAGAATGCTGGGGGAATTCTCGatggttaacttgaaagaaattgcagaaaagaaaatagtcgaCATAGGCAGATTCGTAGTCAAATTGAGATGGTTCGACTAACAAAAAGTAGTGGTTCTACAAGGGGGTTCatcaaaatggcatcttttATGCTAATTGTGTGCGGGATGTGTCACTCAGACAGCACCTCCCACACCACCTGTAAGCGTACTATATAACACATTCAAACCTTGAATCTCACCTCCatctgatggtccaaattttcgatgacgctgaggcataattgaggttctatgccgttaatgtgccgaagtatctcattctttagctcttgaattgttgctggcttatcgacgtacaccttttctttcaaataatcccaaagaaagaagtccaacggtggagttgatgtttaggtgtgaTTCACATTCAACTTCGGCCcgtgaaatttaaccaccctttatgttgaaaacaagtttttttagtCAGTGTTATTTGTAGACGAAGAAAAACAACTGTATTGGAACAGAGCGAAAGCCGAAATATTTATCAATCTCTATTTTGTCAGTCTgtacgacgattggcctaccagtacggggtgcatcttcgacatctactacaccagaacgaaatcgatcgaaccaacgctgtgctgtgcgaatcgttacagtatcaggcccataaacttcataaatttttgccgccgccttcgttgcatttttacctctaaggtagtaaaaacgtaaaatatgacgaatttcttgcttggggGGCTTCATCTTTGACGtgctataacttaagactgaaacgtacgatcacaacacagtcaaagagacacttgtagtacagattgtcgtctttAAATCGgcgtttagtgtgacccgatgtaataagtacaacgcaagatatgtttaaatgtcgcgctcaattgacaaaatacgacattactttttccccaaccctatagtataataattatttttccttacTTAATTTTCTCAGATCGTCGTCCGTCAGTTCATATCATACAACTACCACCGGAAGAAATGGATAACGAAGATCAATTCATCGACTCATATCATCAAAGCAGCAATAGCCTTCGGCGGCATTCCAATCGCTCGCAACATTCGGCTATGCACGAAGAGCGTACCGTCGAAACGACATATCCAACAGATGCAGTTGTGAATCCCGCATACATGCACGATGAGGAATATATCATTAATGGTAGGTGGAAATATACTAAAGTGGGACATAACTCTAAAGAGAGGCATACATCTAAGGATAggtataaatctaaaaaaaagtataaatttacaaattgttttgcaaaatgcCAACAAATATTAAagggaaaataatttaaatattcaacTCAGTCtgtaaaaacaccaaaaatatacttttgatttcattttctcTGTTACAGCTCCGCCCCCTTCTTATGAAGAAGTTATGCGCCAACCGGAAGTGTATCCCAAAGTGCATCAAAGTACGAGCAAAGTGAGCGACGCGAATATTTAAAGCTCACCAGGGCGCCTCATCTGTTTCTCTTTTGCTGAAAAGTCTGAGCAATTCAACGCtgcataacaacaaaaaaaaggaatcaATTGTTACATCTGAGTCATGAGGGTGcccattttttgtatatattgtatattaaaaaccTTCAGCTgtgattttatactaaaattaatacggaaaaaaagattttttttttctaatataaatgttaaatgtggttTAGAACTGTATAAAttgtcttttttattattaaatacaaataattaattatgaatttcatattgatttcaaaaatagtttgaatcattttttattgctaAGCGGTATGGCTGATACCTCTAACATTTACTGCAAATTTATTGGCAACGCAACTTGAAAACATTTCCTTTACATTTTCAAAAGAACCCTCATATCctggtttcttcttcttcttcttcgtcttcctagcgtcacagtccttggtgaaccacTGCTTACTTCACAGCTTCTTGCCATCGTTCTCGATTTACATCCCCTTCCCTTCAACATTGCACGCGCATTTTCCTAAGATCAGCTGCCACACCTTCTAGTCACCTTTTCCTCGGGCGTCCCCTTTTTCTTTCTCCAATTGGGCGAAGATCTAGTGTCTTTCTCGTTCAACGCCCCCTTGGTATTCTAGCCACATCcttgtttcatatttttgaaaaatagttttattttatatttattttattttattgtattaataaaATTCTAGCCGACTCCAGACAAATTGATTgcagtaaaacaaaaacaaaatttaaaacgctttttttctctttcggtGCTTTGAATCTTAAAATTTCAATCAGAATGAAagaataagagaaaaaaaaattgcgcccatcagagagtgcgtgacgtctcACCAGCCCAGttttgcagtgttgccaaccctttgctcttcgcaagaaatgtagtgcttttttatacacaaaaattgaagattcccgctgtagtgttttccaagcagaagtagccgcaattaaggaagcagtggatgggttgcttacttctgtaattactgtaattcacgtaaatatctactccgacagccaagcggcaatcagGGCCATGCGCTCGTTGTttatgcgttcgaaattagtcgcgAAATGtctgacttctctctcgattgcataaGAATACTAGGCTCATTCGGCTCAATATTCAGCTCATTTGGGTTCTCGGTCACAGTGGCACAGAGGGAAATTGCTGGGATAATGAGCTGGCTAGAGAAGGGACACTGGATACGGTTTCATTGCAAAATGAGAGTATTGGGGTTGCTCTGAAAACCTGTGGTTTACTTCTGGAAAGATAGGCCTCGCAAGTGTTGGGCTAGTGCTCAAACATGTAAAATCGTGAGATCCTTCAACGCACAGGGGCGCTCGAGGAAACTTCTAAAGCTAGCAAAGCTGCAGCTCTCAATTTTAATGGATATCCTTACCGGTCATTGTCCGTTAGCTGTCCacgcggtgagacttgggactGCTtgaagtcctttctgcagaaccTGTGTGGAGGattaggtggaatcatctcagtaccTTCTGTTTagttgccctgctctcgtcgggcaaagatATAGACATCTGAGcttttacttttttgctaccacgGCGGATACtacgggtttaaatatcactcACTTGAATTTCATCGGGATTAGGGGTattcagaggcccgaaaaaatgttgatttttaataattctttttttgctggtcaattgctttattttacaaaaataaaaacattgcatTAATACATCAAGTTTCGTCTTGACTTTaggaaaatttcaacaaaaaaaataaaattaataattgtgaaAGTTATCGCtctttgtgtggagcccgtttctccagaagtcccttgcggtgatcatcacaagttcttcgagattcatctaaaatcagtcggacaagagaaattagttttactaaTACATACTCTTGGGCCTgatcgaagtttttctttttctttttcaaaattaacaatatggcggcctcagaaaatattttccagattttcgagaaaaaaaccgaaaattaattgtttaaaaaaattgaaatttttgaaaaaaattcttcgatcaggcacgagttttttttttgtttttgtttttcaaaagcagtatacattttattgaaatctaccaagcgatttttaagttag is a genomic window of Anastrepha ludens isolate Willacy chromosome 6, idAnaLude1.1, whole genome shotgun sequence containing:
- the LOC128867880 gene encoding uncharacterized protein LOC128867880, whose amino-acid sequence is MSMLGFVYLFLILGWILIVLFLKCKKSITPHFAFAENYTDAIAADRRPSVHIIQLPPEEMDNEDQFIDSYHQSSNSLRRHSNRSQHSAMHEERTVETTYPTDAVVNPAYMHDEEYIINAPPPSYEEVMRQPEVYPKVHQSTSKVSDANI